The genome window TTGTGGAAGATTAGAGGAGGAAGCTGAAAAAAGGACCCAAGACATGTTTCTTTAAATAGTTCTTGTGTTCTGGGCTAATGGCAATGGGCTGTTCCGATACTGTCTACAGTAGTAGTAATGGTTATAATAATAGTATAAATGATAGTGTGGGTGTATATGTTTCTTTATATAACTattattatatgccaggcaccaCCCTAAGcacattttatatattaacaGCTTTGTCCTCATAATAAACATATGAGGTAGGTAGTAGTagtattgtccccattttataaatgaggaaattgaggttcaaaaatatgaaattactTATTGAAGGACACACAGCTGGATGGTAGAGTAGAGTGGGTCAGAAGTAGTCCATGCTCTTCATCACTAGGCTATACTATTTCTCATGAAAGGAAATATCTGATGAAAGTATATTCAGAGATCAAACTTATGGATCAGGATAATGTTTATATTGAAAATCTCAGGTTCAGCACTCAAGTATTTACAACACTTACTAACGAAAAGGAAAACCTTTGGAATACATTAACATCTCCAAGGGAACTTTTATTCTGAGCTCTTGTACATGGAGTCAAATGTGAACAGACAAGACTTTCTGCAATGAGTTTGGAGCAGGAGAACTCACcgacaatgatgatgatgatgatgaccaCAATGGTGATTCCTATCGCCCACATCTGTAACCAAACATACGTCCACTTCACATTCAAACCCAGAGATTAACGTGACAACGGAAGAGTATCATTTACTATCATTCTAGccacagaaggagaaattaagatgCCCACCCATCCCAACCTATCTGCTTTTGTATAACACGTTCAAATGATTTATGGTCCCTAGATAGGCATCTGTCTGTGGACAGACGAATTAAGCCTGTGTCAGGCATAAGAAAGTGTCACTCTTCCAGCCCAGGAAGGGATGTGACCATGGCCCACTTCTTTGGCAACCCTGTGAACTCTGCTGTGGGCCCTGCTCCTCTTGTGGTGCTTCCTGCTTTTCTGTGGAGCATGTGCAGCTCCCCAGCACCTCTTTGCTTTTACCCTGGAGCCATTTGCACCTGCATGCAAACTGACCTTCCTATTCCAGCCCTCTCCTGTCAGTCTGTGCGCAGGGCTTGAAGGAGCTGCTGTCTGTGACTGATACTGGACCTGCTTGGTTCTACCAACTTCTGAAGGTCAGCCACAAAGCATGGAGCATTCTCAATTGTGGGGGCAGAAAAAGGATATGTAGTCAAGAGTTTTAGATTCAAAGTCAATGCAAATTTCTGTGTGGGAAGTCAGATTCACCTCTAAGATTCATGAAAGTCCAGTATTTGTAGCCTTTGTCTACCCCCTGAGACAAGATGGTGACTTGATATAAAGACCAGTTAAAAGCAAAGTACCTTGCAATTCTTCCACCAGTATTTTCTCTTCAACTTAGCAGCACTTGTTTCAAATTGGGAAGCTCCTGCCTGTAGTGCATCTGCACGGTCATCCAACTCAGAGAGCTTCTGGTCTCTTTCCAACACTTTATCCACATTGACTCTCATGATGTCCACCACCTGATGAATACAATCACACTCAGGTAcaagtaaaggaaagaaaaatgcagcTCCTCAATA of Capricornis sumatraensis isolate serow.1 chromosome 14, serow.2, whole genome shotgun sequence contains these proteins:
- the VAMP3 gene encoding vesicle-associated membrane protein 3, which encodes MTTNAPAGSSAAAGSSRRLQQTQNQVDEVVDIMRVNVDKVLERDQKLSELDDRADALQAGASQFETSAAKLKRKYWWKNCKMWAIGITIVVIIIIIIVVWSISS